A window of Acinonyx jubatus isolate Ajub_Pintada_27869175 chromosome B2, VMU_Ajub_asm_v1.0, whole genome shotgun sequence genomic DNA:
attttttgcttctattAATCTATCAAATGTCAAAAAATGGGGTTATATAATAtggaaaataagaagaagaaatagatattCCTATTGTACCCTATTGTCATCAGATGGAAAACTGATGAGAAGTGAGATGTGCTTGTAACTTTTTCACTTTCTGATTTATTCTCAAGGTCTCTGTACCATAAATTATCTGCTTTATGTCTTTTGGAAATTAGGGATTGGAAACCATTTTTATTGTACTACCTCCCCATTTTCATTCCCCTAATAAGAGGaccatttcatttaatctttgggTTTACAAAGATTAGAGCCCCCCCCCACCTACACGCAGTGGGTTGGGGTTTTCCAAGCAATTAAAAACATGTGTTCCAGCAACTTCTCTCTACCTTATGGTtgtaaaatagaacagaaaagttGAAGCAtaatatttctctctttgtattatagggaaggaaaaaatcttCCTCTATGCTTCAAGTTCTTCCAGCTGGacaaagaattaaatttacatgagacagATAAATAGGATTAAAAAGCCCACAAAACTTATTACATGCACACAGAagcccaataatgaaattgagatttaaagaaatgaccaaggcagaCTGTTTTTATACTTGttagacaaagagacaataaatttgtgagaattgacaggataaagaaaacagatgtttgGGAACTTTAATTAGTGAGGAATTCTAAGTGGAATTTGGGCTGAGGCAGTGATTAGAGAAAAGTAActgttttgcttctgttgctCTTTCAACTTTAAAGTTGCTATCTCTAGTGATAAGGATGACTTTTTACTTCTTAGTACAAGGAGAGTAGGTTTCATATGGGAcatttatttcctgatttcaggAGGACCTAAGAGGGTCTGAGTGTCcttgcactggctgtttcttaagGAACTTGTGTTGAACATAATCCATATGCCAAAGTAGCACATTTTGGGGAGCCTGCTTTTGGCTCCTATAGAATACTTTCTCTTCTGAAGAATAACCAAGTTCAGGACTAATGTGGTTGTCCTAGAAGGCATGGACAGATCAGTTTAGGCCGATGTCACTCTAAATAACAGGCCTGTGCTTTCCCATTTGTCCTGTTTCCTcacctttattttccatttgtactAATGTTCCAGTgtaggtttttatttgtattaatcttttttttaatttatatatttttgttcttccttttgctATAAAAGTGAGTCAGATTAACAAATAACCATTTTCATATAGGTGAAACAGAGCTGACCTTTTTCTTACAGATCATTTCTCTGATTTAGCTTAGGCAGAATACTAGGCAAGGTTTATCCCAGCTCACTTGAGTTCCTGAGTTATTGAGATTCAAAATTAAAGGCCAGCCATAAATGAAATATGATTTTGCCTGTCATTAtcttctgcatttatttcttAGGAACCCTATGCTGagggttatttgttttatttgaggcTGCATTTATAGTGCATGTAGCCTGGGCACCAGATTTGATAAGTAGAGGAACCTGTTGAGTGGTGGGGGAAATACAGCATTCCGTCCTTTTCATTTCATAACCAAGTCCAATTTGAGaatataaacagacattttagGTAATGTTCAATCTTTCTGGAAGATAATTTCTCAACTcctctcatattttattttctctctggctCCTCTCAGGGAGCATTGTGAACATCTGATCTCATAAtggcaaaataaatgaatcatcaTACCTCAAGGTGTTCTCTGAATCCTCCGACCAAATTACAAAATGGCTGGTTTGATAAGTTTGGGATGTGGCTAGCCTGGTCCCTTTCCTGGGCATCATGATGTTGTCTGCTGCTGGCATTTGTGGTCAGAGTTGTAGTCTTTCTCAGATGGATCAGAGCTTAGAAATGAAAACCTTCTCAGTTAGTTTCCTTAGCCTGTATCTAGCTCCACAATTAGATGCTATGCACACAGTGCTTATTATAAGGtcatttctctctgcctggaCAGGCTTCCTAGTAAGTCTACCAGCTCCTAACTCAGCATCAGTGCTGTATAGGGAACTGTCTGGAGTGCAACATCATCCTGCCTGACcacatttctctgccttttttttttttttaaataaaaacaatgtatttaCTTAGAAGTGTTCAGAATGTCAACAAAACAGctgcaacttatttttttttttgcaattacagAGCAGTATTCAGTTAACAGAGCAACAATTATTTTGTATAAACTGTACCAGAGACAACTGAAGATGAAAAAACTACCATCCCCATATATAACTAATTTGTGCTGTAAACCAGCAAGAACCTGCTTTAAATTTCCATGCCAATTTACACCCCCACATTGCACCAGGCAAGGTTAGTGGCTATTGAAAGTACCACCAACACAGGGCTATCTAAAGACACATTTAGGAGTGTATTAACCATACAAAAAAAGATGCCGTACagtttaaaaacaagtattaCACAGCCTTACattcaatctttttctttaaaaggaactGTGTACAGGGGGGCTTAAATGCTTTatagacaagaaagaaaactgctagaactaactTATTCATCATCAttctcttcatcttcctcctcatACTCTTCatcttccctgtcttcctcctcttccttctttttcttgcttttttcagcTTGACACTCCCTTTTTTGCTGCATCAGGCTTTCCTTTAGTCCAGTATGCAGCAATatccttttcagatttttccttCAGTTTAGCAGCCTTCTTTTAGTGGGACTGCTTGTCATCTGTGGCAGTATTATTCCATGTCTCTCCCAGTTTCTTTGCAACATTACCAATGGATAGGCTGGGATGTTCTTCTTTGATTTGGGAGCaatactcaaaacaaaacaagaaaaaggccAAAGCAGGACCCTTGGGTGCATTGGAATCCTGcaacttcttttttgtttcccctttAGCGGGGATAttagctttcatttctctttcataaagGGCCTTGTCCACCTTTGCCATGTCTCCAAGTTTTCCCTTCTCTTTAGCAGACATGGTCTTCCACCTCTCTGAGCACTTACGAGAAAATTCTGAGAAGCTGACTGAAGCATCTGGGTGCTTCTTGCGCTCCTCTCGGCAAGCTAGCACAAAGAATGAATACGATGACATTTTGCCTCTCGGTTTCTTAGGATCCCCTTTGCCCAGGTTTAATTATTTTCCTCAGTGAGGCACAGAGTCGCCCAGTGCCTTTCTGGCTCTCTCGCCCCAGCACTGTCTCTATGGAgctctgccttcttctttttttttttttttaattttttaaaaaagtttttatttttgagacagagaaagggcataagcaggggaggggcagagagagagagagacacagaatctgaagcagtctccaggttctgagctgtcagcacagagcccagtggggggctcaaacccacacactgtgagatcatgacctgagctgaagtcggacacttaactgactgagccacccaggcacacctggagCCCTGCCTTCTTAACGGTTCTACCAAAGCATCATGTGTCCCACCAAACACAACCTCAGAGAGGAGCAAATGTTGAGGCAACAATAACAGCAACACTGAACAATTATctcaaagaaaaatcattatGTAAAGGGACTGTGAGAATCAGCAGCTGGGACTAAGCAGCTCATCAGCAGCCGGTAGGGTCTCTTTTTGAAGGTAAGTAAATTATACGAAGAAATCAATTTCTTCTCCATATCTGACTTGCCGAGAGAGTAAATCTGTGACTCCCGACACATTTATAAATTGTTATTTACTTCTCTAAAACTTCAAAATGGCCCTgtttgtgtatgcatatatgaGAGCTATTTTTTTGGTCTAAGTGTCAGACTCCAAGAGGAATTACGaacattagtttttaaaaatggagacaagGACAGACAATACTATTAGCTCTTGGTTAATTCTATTACAAAACTTATAGAAAAGTGATACCAGATTAGAGCTGCTACAAAAAAGAAGATTTTGATAACATCAGAGTGAATTTCATGTTCAATGACATTTAACATGGAAAATTGTCCCCTGGAGTGGACCAGCTGTTTACTTTCAATGATATCAGATTGAAAAGAATAATTCAATGTGTAGATATATGTCACCATGGGTAAGAATTGGTTTATAGCTCTCCCAAAGCTCATAGCGACAATTTACAAGGTAAACTCCTtccaacttccttccttccaatatgtaaaatcatatttattgaaACAAATAAATTTCCAATCATGAATATTTGAATGAGATAATACAGATTaacttgcttaaaaataatttcccttagAAAAACAAACCCAAGAATAATTCCACATGATGTAATGCATTTGCAGATTAATCTTGTCCTCAAATAGATGACTATAAAACATAGAAACCTGTCTCACTGTGGAGTCTCTGTGGAGATTCTTGAAGTTCCAAGTGCCCAGTTGCCCAATAAATGCTAATTGGCAGAGATGATAATGATATGTCATTATCATAGTAGCCAAAGCATGGCAAAGTGTCCCTGTGTTAGGTGGCAGTATGAGAACGAGGAGGGCAGGGGCATGTTTATGCCTTCTTCCTGCTTTATATCCATAATGGGGTGggcatcttttccttttaatctgaTCTTTTCTGTGTTTCGGTTATCTgggtaaaaggaaaaacaggtatTGTGTTTGTTTAATCATTTACATAACCTTTCTTCTCATTTCGCTCACGCTTCTCCCcctgtacacacacaaacatggaaGCAAGTCAAAAGGCTTTTTTGGCAAGTTAGGATTCTGGTATCCTTCTGCTTATATAGatgattcttctgcatgtgggtTATGGGTTGTGGAAAGATTGTCACACATGGTTCCTGAAAACATCTACATGGCAAAATGGCTCCAGGTTTCTCATAAATTGACACATATTCGTATAAGTGTTTAGACTAAATACTTTAGAGAATCCTGGACAAGTGAAACCTAGATTCAGGCAAAATGAGTTACAGGCAAAATGAATTAGATATAGTTAGCTCTGATGCAAAACAGTATTTTAGAGGAAACAATTGACCAAATTCTGCATGTTGGAGCTTGATATTTCTCTCAACTTCCTCCAGATCTCAAACCCAAAGAAGAAAGTAGGAGGCAAAAAAGCGTTGCTCATCTCCTCAAGATAATACCACAGAAGCTCTAGCTCAAGTGGGAAAGGCTACATGTGGATCACTAAAACATATTCTTAAACTtaagtttttagtattttcagaTGTCAAGTGAAGGAACTCAAGTAGCTTGTAATATTGAAcacatcttttcacgtgtttgatttttatgtattttttcaatgaaatatcTGTGACTTTTTTGCATTTTGgattgcttatttttcttcctattgagTGTTGAAAGTTCTGTGTACattttagatactaatcctttgtgatttgcaaatgttttcttcagtCTGTCTTGTCTCTGAAGCTCTTAAAACGGTCTATCATAGAGcaaaagatttgttttattttccttttatggattatgctttttggtgtcaaatctaagaaCTTTTGGCCTAGCCTGGAAGCcagaatattttctcttaattttcttctaaaagatttatagttttatattgaagttcatgatttattttgagttactttttgtatgAGGTGGGAGATCCATCAACCTTTGTGGAAAGGTGacattgaattgttttttttttgcatttttgtcaaAGTCAGGCAGGTTTGTATAGATCCATTACCaaactctattctgttccagtaaTCTATGTATCAAAACCTCTACAATTTGCATGGCCTGAATACTGAAACTGTATAATAAACCTGGAAATCAGATAGACCGATTTCCtcccagtttattcttttttctgtcaacattattttagtcattctgagatctatacatttccatataaattttggaataatcttgtctatatttacaaaaaaattttgcTGAGAGTATGATAGGAATTAAGTCTGTATATCAGTTTGTTGAGACTTGACATCTTTACTCTGTGAAGTCTTCAAATTCATAAtcacaaaatgttttctcatttacttaGATCTTAAACACTTTATCATCAATTTGTAGATTCTGgcaagaaaatatttcacatgtaTTGTTAAATTTATATCTATGTATTCCATTATTTTTGAGCTAGTAtgtatggtattttatttttaatttggtcatgtgttcat
This region includes:
- the LOC106971431 gene encoding high mobility group protein B1-like, encoding MSSYSFFVLACREERKKHPDASVSFSEFSRKCSERWKTMSAKEKGKLGDMAKVDKALYEREMKANIPAKGETKKKLQDSNAPKGPALAFFLFCFEYCSQIKEEHPSLSIGNVAKKLGETWNNTATDDKQSH